The DNA segment AGGCGCTCCTGTCCGCGCTCGAGGAGCGCGACGAGCCAGCCGTGGTTATCGGCGGCTTTGAGGCCGGATATCCCGGGCACATCACGATAGTCGAGTGACCTTCGGCTCAGGATTCAGCGGAAGATGCGTCACAGGTCAGGGCGAACTCGGGTAGAATGTCGGCATGGACACACAGACTCGCCTGCGGGCGCTTCCGAAAGTCGATGACGTACTTGCCTCGCCTCGCCTTGCCGAGGAGCTTTCGCGTCACCCAAGGACTCTGGTCGTCGAGGCGGTGCGCGAGTCGATCGACAGTGCCCGCGTAAGAATTTTGGCCGAGCGCGATCAAGCTGCCGACGTTGAAGCGATCGTTGACGGCGCCATCTTGAGGGTCGCCGAAAAAGTGCGGCCAAGTCTGAGAAGGGTCATCAACGCCACGGGCGTGGTCTTGCATACCAATCTCGGCCGGGCGGTGCTTTCCAGGGCTGCCGCCGATGCTGTGGTCGATATCGCACGGGGGTACTCCACTCTCGAATACGATGCTACGACCGGTGCGAGAGGATCCAGGCACGTCCATATCGAGGAACTCATCTGCCGCCTGACCGGCGCCGAGGCGGCCATGGCGGTCAACAACAACGCCGCCGCGGTGCTTCTCGGCATATCGGGACTTGCGCGTGGCGGTGAGGTGATCGTCAGCCGCGGTCAGTTGGTCGAGATAGGCGGCAGCTTCAGGATTCCCGATATCATGGCCGAGTCGGGAGCCACAATGGTCGAGGTCGGCACCACCAACAAGACGCATCTGCGCGACTACGAAAACGCGCTTTCGAAGGATACCCGGCTGATACTGCGGGTGCACTCTAGCAACTACCGCGTGATCGGCTTTGCCGAGGAGGCCAACACCGAGGAACTCGTGCGTCTCGGCGCGGAGCATGGGATTCCGGTCTTTGAGGACCAGGGCTCGGGTGTGCTGGTTGATCTGCGCCGGTTTGGACTGCCTTATGAGCCAACCGTCGGCGAATCGCTAGCGGCCGGTGTATCTTTGGTGAGCTGCTCCGGCGACAAGCTGCTTGGAGGGGCGCAGGCCGGCATAATTGCGGGGCGTTCCGAGATTATCGGTGTACTGAAAAAGCATCCGCTAGCCCGCGCGTTGCGGCTCGACAAGATGACGCTGGCCGCACTCGAAGCCACATTGCGCGCATACCTCGACCAGGAGCGAGCCTTCCAGGAGATCCCGACCCTGCGCATGCTGACGATCACTGCCGAAGAGGTCCGCAAGATCGCCGAGGGTCTTTCGGCTCGCATTGGCGAGATGTGCGGCGAGGCGGTGCAAGTCGAGGTGATCGATACCGTGGCGCGAGCTGGCGGCGGTGCGCTTCCAACCGCGGAGATACCCTCATCCGCAGTTGCGATCGTAGCGCCGCAAATCGGCGTGATGGAGCTGGAGCGGCGCTTACGTCTCGGCCCTTGCTGTGTCGTTGCGAGAATCAGCGAAGATCGGCTGCTGCTGGATCCGCGCACCCTGCTTGAGGGCGAGGACGTTCTTGTTGCCGAGGCTGTCGCCCGCGCAATCGGCGCAGAGGAGTAAGCGCACCATGCTCTCGCTCGTGCTTGGTACCGCCGGTCATATCGACCACGGCAAATCATCTCTGGTTGAAGCGTTGACAGGCACCGACCCTGATCGTCTCGCCGAGGAGAAGGCCCGCGGAATTACCATTGAGCTGGGTTTCGCGCAGCTAACCCTGCCAAGCGGCAGGGTTATGGGCGTTGTCGACGTCCCTGGGCACGAGAAATTCGTGCGGCACATGGTGGCGGGCGCGACAGGGATCGATGTCGCGCTTTTCGTCATCGCCGCTGATGACGGCATCATGCCGCAAACACGAGAGCATCTCGCGATCATCGACATACTCGGCGTAAGCAAAGCGGTGGTAGCACTCACAAAGGCGGACCTGGTGGATGCCGAATGGATCGAGCTTGTCACCGAAGAGATCAACAAGCTGCTAGTGGGAACATCAATCGAGGGCGCAGAGGTTGTCGCTGTCTCGGCGAAAACCAAGACGGGGCTTCCTGAGCTTCTCGCCGCTCTTGACCGGATAGCGGATGTGACATCGCCGAGACAAGCGGCCATGCCCATGCGCTTGCCGGTCGACAGGGTTTTTACCATCTCGGGCGCGGGCACGGTTGTCACTGGCACGCTCTGGTCGGGGAGCACGTCGCGCGATGATCCGGTCGAGATATACCCCAGGGGCATTTCCGGCCGAGTTCGCGGTGTGCAGGTGCACTCTGCGATCGTGGATAAGGCTCAAGCTGGGCAGAGAGTCGCGTTGAATATCTCGGGGATCGATACCGATGAGATAGCGCGCGGAGATGTCGTTGCCGCTCCCGGGTCCCTCTCGGCGACCGACCGTTTTGACGCGCGCTTCACCTACCTCGGCTTTCCCGGCTCGGACAGGCCCTTCGAGTCCGGTTCGAGGGTCCATGTGCACCACGGGACCCGCGAGGTCCTGGGCAGGGTTTTGCTTGTCGAAGGCGACACCCTGGCGCCGGGCGAGTCGTCATTCGCGCAGGTGCGGCTGGAAGAAGTGTTGATGCCGCGCTATGCCGATCGCTTCATAGTCAGATCCTACTCGCCGGTCTACACCATTGGCGGCGGTGTGGTATTGGACACGTCACCTCCTCGGCGGACAAACCTGAAAGACCAGGAGCTCGAGCTATTGCGCGCCCTCGATCAGGGAGATCCGGCAAGGGCGTCGCTTCTGCTTTTGGCCGCGCGGGGGATTCCGATGACAAGCGCCGAGGCGGCCTTTCGGCTCGGCGTCGCCAAGGCTGTCGTGGCCGACGCGCTCAATCGCGCCGATCTCAAGCGCTTGAAGGTTGGCGGCGAGACCTGGTTTGTCACGCAGACCGCCTTGCATGACATGGTTGCGGCCATAGAGCGCAGCCTGCTCGAATTTCACTCCGCCGAGCCGAAAGCCACCGGCATCGCGACCGGGGCGCTAAGGGACCTTGTCGATCGAAGGATTCCCTTCAAGGTGTTCGACGCCGTGCTCGAAGAGGCCGCGGCCGCTAAGGTCGCCATCATCGAAGGCGGCCGTACGCGGCATCCCGCCGCAGGGGTCTCGGCGATCGCCGAGATGGAGTCGGCCACCACCGCGCTCCTTTCGATCGTGCGTGCGCAAGGGCTCTCTCCGGCTTCGATCTCGGAGTTGGCAGCCGAGGCTGGCGTGGAGATCAAGGCGGCCAGGGGCGCTTTAGGCAACCTCGTGAAGGAAGGCCTTGTCGTGCGACTCGGCAACGAGCTGCACTTC comes from the Actinomycetota bacterium genome and includes:
- the selA gene encoding L-seryl-tRNA(Sec) selenium transferase — protein: MDTQTRLRALPKVDDVLASPRLAEELSRHPRTLVVEAVRESIDSARVRILAERDQAADVEAIVDGAILRVAEKVRPSLRRVINATGVVLHTNLGRAVLSRAAADAVVDIARGYSTLEYDATTGARGSRHVHIEELICRLTGAEAAMAVNNNAAAVLLGISGLARGGEVIVSRGQLVEIGGSFRIPDIMAESGATMVEVGTTNKTHLRDYENALSKDTRLILRVHSSNYRVIGFAEEANTEELVRLGAEHGIPVFEDQGSGVLVDLRRFGLPYEPTVGESLAAGVSLVSCSGDKLLGGAQAGIIAGRSEIIGVLKKHPLARALRLDKMTLAALEATLRAYLDQERAFQEIPTLRMLTITAEEVRKIAEGLSARIGEMCGEAVQVEVIDTVARAGGGALPTAEIPSSAVAIVAPQIGVMELERRLRLGPCCVVARISEDRLLLDPRTLLEGEDVLVAEAVARAIGAEE
- the selB gene encoding selenocysteine-specific translation elongation factor, which translates into the protein MLSLVLGTAGHIDHGKSSLVEALTGTDPDRLAEEKARGITIELGFAQLTLPSGRVMGVVDVPGHEKFVRHMVAGATGIDVALFVIAADDGIMPQTREHLAIIDILGVSKAVVALTKADLVDAEWIELVTEEINKLLVGTSIEGAEVVAVSAKTKTGLPELLAALDRIADVTSPRQAAMPMRLPVDRVFTISGAGTVVTGTLWSGSTSRDDPVEIYPRGISGRVRGVQVHSAIVDKAQAGQRVALNISGIDTDEIARGDVVAAPGSLSATDRFDARFTYLGFPGSDRPFESGSRVHVHHGTREVLGRVLLVEGDTLAPGESSFAQVRLEEVLMPRYADRFIVRSYSPVYTIGGGVVLDTSPPRRTNLKDQELELLRALDQGDPARASLLLLAARGIPMTSAEAAFRLGVAKAVVADALNRADLKRLKVGGETWFVTQTALHDMVAAIERSLLEFHSAEPKATGIATGALRDLVDRRIPFKVFDAVLEEAAAAKVAIIEGGRTRHPAAGVSAIAEMESATTALLSIVRAQGLSPASISELAAEAGVEIKAARGALGNLVKEGLVVRLGNELHFSAKAMELARERLTGLLRERGRATAAEIRDALGVSRKYVIPLLEHFDAQGLTVRDKDYRSLRKS